In the genome of Candidatus Hydrogenedentota bacterium, the window GGTGCACCGGCAATACCACGCGCCGAACAAGGTGCAGCAGTGCACGCTGCTGAGCATCAAGACGGGCGCCTGCCCGGAAGACTGCGCCTATTGCCCGCAGAGCGCGCACCACAACACGGAACTGGAGAAGGAGGCGCTGATCGACGTGGATGCGGCGCTGGCGGCGGCGCGCGAGGCGAAGGCGAACGGTTCGACGCGTTTCTGCATGGGCGCGGCCTGGCGTGAAGTGCGCGAGGGCAAACAGTTCGATCAGGTGCTGGATATGGTCCGCGGGGTGAAGGCGTTGGGCCTCGAAGCCTGCTGCACCCTGGGCATGCTCACCGAGGACCAGGCCCGCCGTCTGGCGGAAGCGGGGCTGGACGCCTACAACCACAACCTCGACACCGGCCCCGACTACTACAACGAGATCATCACCACGCGCACCTATGAGGACCGCCTCCGCACAATCCAGCATGTGCGGAAGGCGGGGGTTACCGTGTGCTGCGGCGGGATCGTGGGCATGGGCGAGCGCATCGAGGATCGCATTGCGATGCTCGCGGTGCTGGCGGGACACGACCCGCATCCGGAGAGCGTCCCGATCAATGCACTGGTGGCGGTGGAGGGCACGCCGCTTGAGGATCAGCCGCCGGTCGATCCGCTCGAAATGGTGCGCATGATCGCGACCGCGCGCATTGCGATGCCGGCCAGCATGGTTCGCCTCAGCGCGGGGCGGACGGCCATGACCGACGAGACGCAGGCGCTCTGTTTCCTGGCGGGCGCCAATTCCGTCTTCGCGGGCGAAAAACTGCTGACGACGCCGAATCCCGGGGAAGACCGGGACAAGGCCCTGTTCGCGAAGCTGGGTCTTGAGCCCCTGGAAATCGCTGGCGCCTGAGCCACCTGAATGCGCCGCCGCGCAGCGCGCTCAGCCGAGGCCGTAGTGGCTATTCTCCTTCACGACCTGGCCGTCGTCCACGATGGGGAAGCGGCCGGGATAGCGGATGAACTCGACGTGCCCGTCCATGTAGAGCACGTTGCAGCCGCCCGGGAGGTGATTGAAGGTCACGGTTCCGGCTTCGTTGTCCGAGAATTCGCTGCTGCCGAAGGTGTCCCAGAACACCGGCAACTCGGATTGCGCCCGCGCGCCCGCGGCCGGATTGTTGATGTCGGTGACGAGGAAGCGCTCGATTCCATCCCTCAGGCGCAGGACGCGATCGCCGCCCGAGGTTCCGGTGGCGGCGGGAGGCCCGGGCACCCACACGGGCCACGGCCCCGCATCCAGCGCAAGATCTTTCGAGTAATCCTTCACGTGGACCTGGCCCAGGTTCAGGATCGTAGCGGAACCCACGATTGCGTTGACGGTCGACGCGCCCCAGAAGCCGTAAAACTCCGGGATAGAGGAGGTCACGTAGCCCTTGTACACGTACGAGCGGCCCAACTCGGCGGTCTGGTAGTAGTCCAGCGATTCGGCGTCTTCCGCGGCGCGGGCGGCCTCCTGCCACGAGCGAAAATCCCCGCCATCGTCCGGCACGCGCGCCAGCACGCTCAACCAGCCGGGATCCCCGCCGCTGTCCGAGGGGCATGCCGCGACATTCAAATCGGTGAGATACTCCGGGTAGATGGACGAGGCTTGCGGCGCGCTCCAGAGCGGGCTGGATCGCGTGTCGGGGCGCACGCTGCCCCAGGGGGAGAGGGGCGGGAAGAAACCGTTTGATTCCGACGCGTACATCGCGCACGCCAGCCCGAGCTGCTTGAGATTGTTCTGGCAATTGGCCCGGCGGGCGGCTTCGCGGGCGCGGGCTAGCGCCGGAAGCAATACGGCGGCGATGATGCCGATCACGGCGATGACCACCAGCAACTCGACGAGTGTGAATCCCTTTCTGGACATGAAAAACTGGCCTGTCTCTTCACGCAATGAGCATTGCCGCGCGCCGGATGCGCGCGATTGGCTCCATTATGTGGGCCGATCCCGCGCCGGTTCAACCCGAAGGCTAAAAGCCGATTTGAAATCGCGTCTGGAGGATATCGAGCTCTTCGTCCCGGATTCCGCGTTCGATGTCCGACCGGACCCAGTTCAACATGACCCGCGTGTCGGGGTTGAGGTACCAGTTCAGCCCCAGCGTGAGGTTTGAGGCCTCGCCGCCGCGAATGGCTGTGTCGCCGTACCAAACCCGGGACCACAAGTCGGTTCGGCTCGCATTGAGGTCCAGGTGCGAATAACGCAGCGCCAGTTCGAAGGCGCCCCAGCCGCGATTCTGCCCGTGGAGGCGGAAGTTGCGGTGTGGAGTGATTCCGCCCAGGACGCCGGCGCCGTGTTTGTAGGCGCGGTGCTCGCCGGTCAGCAGGTAACTGGCCTGGAGGTAGTACCCGTCAACGTTTCCATCGCCGGGGCGGTTGGCGTCGATGTCGCTCCAGAGGTATTCGCCCTGCAGCGAGAGCGGGCCGTACACCAGGGCGGCTTCGAGCGCGGTCGCCCGCACGCGATCCGCGTTGAATTCGCCCGTGTCGAGCAGGTCGTCCGCGCCGCCGGATTCCGGGGCCTGAGCAAGCTGGAGCAGCCCTTCCGGGTTCCGGTGGGTGTAGGCGGCGCCCAGATGAATCAGGCGCCGCCCGTCCGCCGCGTACCAGGGCAGTCCGGTGACGCGGACCGTGCCGCTGTAGCCGCCGTCGCTCGCGTCGAAGCCGAAGTCGTCGGTTGCGCGGAATATGCCCGCCGCGCCGGTCAGGCGGGCTTTTCCGGGCTCGCCGAGCCAGGCCCCGTGCAGCATGACGCCGGCATTGCGGGAGGGCGCCAGGACATTGGGCAGGGCGCGCTCCATGAAGGTGATGTCGTTGGAGCTTTCCAGCTCGTTGAGGGAGAAGGGCTCCCTGAAGTGGCCGGCGCGCAGATTCTGAACCAGCGGCAGGTGGTTCAACTCCAGAAAGACGTCCTTGAAGCTGGCGTCGCCGTCCTCGAAGTCCAAATCGAACTCAAAGGACAGGTTCTCGTACAGGGTTCCGGAGATATCGATACGCGCGCGCCGGAAATCCGTGCCGTCTTCCTGATCCGGCAGGGCAAAGCGGCCGTGCCGGTGATCGAACCAGTACCAGTCGTGGTGAAGGCGCCCGCCGATGCTCAACTCGAACTGGCCGTCGCGGGATTCGAAGTTGAGCCCGCTGTCCCAGTACACCCGGAGATCGTTGGGGGCTGCGGGCTCCGGCGCGGGCGCCGTGGTCGGTTGCGATTTCGCGGGGGTATCGGTCGGTGTTTCGGGGGGCGCCGTGGGGGCCGCTTCGAGACGCTCCACGGTTTCTTCCAGCGCGGTCACCCGCTCCTTCAGCGCTTCGATAAGGTCGAGCATTTCCTTTTCGCGCGGGGTTAATTCCTGCGCACCCGCTGCGGGGAGGAGAATAAACAGGGCGAGGGCCCAGAAACGAACAGTGGGATGACGCACAACGATTCCTTCGTACTACGGGGGGCTGTTTCCGGCCCGAGCGCGCGGGTGGCGACCGCCGCGAAACGCGCGACAAGAACCCATTGCCGGTGGTAACGGGCCTGTTTCGGGGTGCACCGCCAGCGCGACCTGGTCGGGGTGGCGCACTGCCGTTGCGGCTACCGGGCAATGTTAGGGAAAGATTAGGACACAAGCGCGGGATTGGAGTCAAATTCCGGCCCGCGCCCGCTGATCGCGCGGGCCGAAGCCG includes:
- the bioB gene encoding biotin synthase BioB produces the protein MSRTDSPFGAIRHDWTDAELLSIHNLPLTELVFQAQAVHRQYHAPNKVQQCTLLSIKTGACPEDCAYCPQSAHHNTELEKEALIDVDAALAAAREAKANGSTRFCMGAAWREVREGKQFDQVLDMVRGVKALGLEACCTLGMLTEDQARRLAEAGLDAYNHNLDTGPDYYNEIITTRTYEDRLRTIQHVRKAGVTVCCGGIVGMGERIEDRIAMLAVLAGHDPHPESVPINALVAVEGTPLEDQPPVDPLEMVRMIATARIAMPASMVRLSAGRTAMTDETQALCFLAGANSVFAGEKLLTTPNPGEDRDKALFAKLGLEPLEIAGA